Genomic segment of Arachis hypogaea cultivar Tifrunner chromosome 11, arahy.Tifrunner.gnm2.J5K5, whole genome shotgun sequence:
atttacatatttttttgaatttgatcTAAAAATTGTAGATATGATCTTATTTGCAACGCTATCAAATAAGATTGGATCCTATTTACACACTAGTAAAATTAGATTATAGATTTTAAATAAGTATCTATATATCCAATACAAATATATttgaaaattcattaaaaataaataaataatatttttatattttatttttattatttaaaaaaataaaaaaatttattaattttttaataaaaataaactttttcaaaatatttttatgtttcgaaagtggaatcaaatcaaatccaaacccaaaaaaatacataaattagatCCAATTCGTTCCAATAATTTTAGTACAGGTTGAATGAACACCCCTAACCAGAGATACCAATGCAAGAAGCCACCACGTTATTCCTCCAATTGACGTTCATATTCATTGGGACATTACCTATTTACAGCCACGGCCTacggtaaaagaaaaaaaatatttacagtgCTTAATTTCTTAGACACACCTTGAACACTAACGACTCTCCAGCTGTGAGTTTTCCATTAGATGATCAACGAATAACCACAGCTAGTAACAAAGAACTGCAGGCTACATATAAAAACATTAAATGACTTGTCGTTCTAATTTCCATACTTAGTGTTTAATGGCAGGTGTTGCAGCGAGCTGTGCATTTAGGACTGTAATTAACTAAGCTTCTCATACAACAGCAGTATACCACCCTGACCCACACGTTCACATTCCGTGTCAGATAAGTAGTTCTCTTCAACCCGCAAACCTTATCCCCCCGCTTCTATTTATATCACACCTTCCAATACCACTGCACTCAccacaacacaacacaacacactTTTCACACCCAAACCAAGTAATCCACATAGAAACAAGAAATATTCCTAAACTCACACCAATGACTTGTGCAACGCCTTTCCAACTTCCATTTCTTATTATTCTCCTCGCCGCTGCAACCACCACCTTCTCGCCACTGCCACCTGTTGAAGCGGCTGACGGGGGCGGAGAATGGCAGCTCCTACAGAAAAACATGGGGATCGTGGCCATGCACATGCAGCTTCTCCACAACGACCATGTCGTAATCTTCGACCGCACCGACTTCGGGTTATCCAACCTCTCGTTACCCGACGGCAGATGCCGTAGAAACCCGCGAGAGATTGTCGTTAAAACCGACTGCACCGCACACTCAATCGACTACGACGTCGCTGCCAACAAGTACCGCGCCTTGTTTGTGGAAACTGACGTGTGGTGCTCCTCCGGGGCGGTGACTCCGGAAGGCACACTCATCCAAACCGGCGGCTTCAACGACGGCGACCGTGCGGTTAGGACCTTCACCCCCTGCCCGGACTGCGACTGGCGGGAGGACGTAAACGGACTGGTGGCCAGAAGATGGTACGCGACCAATCACATCTTGCCAGATGGACGGCAGATAGTAATCGGAGGAAGAAGgcaatttaattatgaattttatCCCAAGAAAGATGCCACGGCGAGAAACACATACACCTTACCCTTTCTCCTACAAACAAATGATCCAGGCGCTGAGAACAACTTGTACCCTTTCGTCTTCCTCAACGTTGATGGCAACCTTTTCATCTACGCCAACAACCGTGCTATTCTATTCAATTACCAGAAAAACACTATCGTAAGAACCTACCCTAACATCCCCGGCGGAGAGCCAAGAAGCTATCCCAGCTCCGGCTCCGCCGTGTTGCTTCCTCTCAGAAACTTGAACAAGCCGAATGTGGAGGCTGAGGTCTTAATCTGCGGCGGAGCCCCGAAAGGATCTTACCAGCAAGCTCTAGGAGGAAAGTTCCTTCCAGCTTTGGATACCTGTGGAAGGATCAAGATAACAGACGCCAATCCCAAGTGGGAAATGGAAACCATGCCTGGTGGAAGAGCCATGAACGACATGGTAATGCTCCCAAACGGCAACGTTTTGATGATCAACGGTGTATCTCAGGGAACTGCCGGTTGGGAATGTGGCCGCAACCCGGTTCTCAACCCGTATCTTTACAAGACTAATGCCCGGAACGGAGCTCGGTTCGAGTTACAGAATCCATCAAACGTTCCTAGGGTTTATCACTCCACGGCGATTTTGCTTCGCGATGGAAGAGTCTTGGTGGCTGGAAGCAACCCTCACATTGGTTACAGTTTCAACAACGTGGTTTTCCCAACGGAGTTGAGAATGGAAGCTTTTTCTCCTTCTTATTTGGAACCTCGCTTTGAAGATGTTCGTCCCAAAATCATAGCTCCTGCCTCCCAAACAAAGCTCAAGTACGGTCAGAAGCTTACAATGCGGATTGGAGTTGCAGCAGCATTGGATAAGAATTCGTTGGCGGCTACAATGGTTGCGCCACCTTTTACCACTCACTCATACTCCATGAACCAGAGGATGTTGGTGATGGAACCAAATGCCGTTAGAGATGTTGGGAAAATGACTTACGAAGTTGATGTGACTACGCCCGGTTCAGCCGTTCATGCACCACCCGGTTACTATTTACTATTCATGTGTCACCAAGATATCCCAAGCCATGGTATTTGGGTTCAGATACTGTGATTTTCACTGCCCAACGCTTTCTATTCGCTTCCTATTTCattgtcatatattattattattttatttttttgaaaaataaattattatgaagAAATTCATCTGTGAAGTAAAAAATTTGAATgaagtgatttatttatttatttatttactggtTACAGACGTGTGGAAATTGTTTATTTGgaggcttttttattttttgaatatttttatgaaGAATGATATATGCACaccatttttctttatatatttttttattttatacatacaCCTACCTTTTATTTgtggtataaaaaataaaattgtcttttaaatccaaaaagaaagcgcacagaaaaataatgaaataaatttttttctatttttatatggGAAACTTAACTTAGATTCTTTGTGAATACTAAATAGTAATATGTTTTTcaaggttttgtaaaaatatataattttgtatCTTTTCAATAGATAACGTAAAGAAAAGagcttgtatttttattttttatttttttatctccaGCCgtgtaataaattaattaagttcGTTCAAGCTTAGAAATTGAGTGATGACGTACAAAGTTtaagacaaaaaaataacttAGGGAATAATTACCAAAGTTAaattgttatatattattttcttctagTTTCTAATTAATGTCGGTCTCTCTGAATAATAGGGATTTTTCTAGACGCATGGAAGACAGCTTTTTCGGTGATATATCTTTTTATTGGTGGAATAACTCAAATTTATTATGCGAattttaaatggaaaaaaaatattgaaCCAAACTGGAATCTACCTCTAGATCTGTTTAAAACGCGTGAAATATCAAATATGGTTGtttaaaatgaagaaaaaagaaaaaattagtacaaaacttttccattttaaaataactttattGTATGTATGGGTCTTTTAAGAAAAGTCGGACTTATGAAATTTTCCCGCTTTAAAGACAGAATAATTCGCGTGaaatcgaaaataaaaaaatataaaataggcaaCACCCTTTATTCCTTATGgccatttaatattttatagaaatgtacAATATGCATGATTGAGAGTTTCTAGTGCTAATAATAACATGCAATtcttacaaatatatatattattgataaCCTTATTACGTATTATTACAAGTACCGGGCCACCAACCATAACTAATAGTTAAGGATCAAGATGATTAATATATGGGTGATTATGATTATAGTAATTACGACTATTATAAAACtttgataatatttaaaaaaaatgtaattagatttaaagttatatttttttactaaataatGCGGCTAAGCTAAAGCATATTTTTGCATTTTCCATTTACCGGGAATTTTCTCCCTTCTCTTGGGCAACGCAAATGCAAAGTAAGATTCCAACTTGCTAACGAAGGAAATATGTCAGTAGAACACGTAAATACACGATATACGGATTCCTTATTCagttatttgtttgttttgtttattattattgttattattatcgtTAAAATAACAAATTTTGTCTCTTTTAATACCTTGCAAACTTAAATAGTTTAGGAtttgattgatttttatttttatctcttatttttatttttaatattttgtgttttcaaaattttaataataaagacagaaatcaagaaaaacaaaataaagactCCATATATACTCATATTTCTATTTAAACACGTAGGataaacaatttatttttgtaactaaatttaataaaaaaatttttttttgtgtatttttttaattaatttttattgcactaataaattagtaaatgaattaaattaaactcgtttatcaaaataataacttGTTCATATATAATATCACTATCcttaaaaaatattcttagaatacttattagtaaataaatatttttttttaagagatcGAAGTCATGCATATACGATATATTTGTAAAGAATACACGCTGAAGGTACGATTTTAGATATCATACATCTGAGTACGTCAAGCATCTTGAAAATAGTTATATTGTTCTGGTAAAAAGtacttaactaattttaaagtttaattgGATCTAAATATAATTGTTTGGATCTAAATATAATTgttcatttaaaaaaatcataggttttgctctaaaaattataaagaaactaatgacctaattttttaaaaatataataaaagtagaaCATTGAACAATGGTAATTTTATTTcacttatttaaattaatataaaataatatgttatttattatttacttaaCTCATATGTATAACTATGAGTCTATGACTGAAAATATTTTGGAGcaaaaaagtaatagtattaacataATATTGAATCATTATTATGCATTtcaaattgatccttcaaataactAAGTCCCAATCCTCACAAGAGTTCGAAGAGGCCCAAATCACAGGTTGTGATGCCCTCGGTATTAACTTTCTATGCTAAAGGTATCACAATGTCTATTTAAATTCCTTTGAGGTTTGAATTCGATGAcgaattagttattttttaaaaaaaaatataggtaaacagtttctaattaattaattttaaataactataattaataattattaatattatattttaaaaaataaaatttaaataattactaataaataacaattaattaatataaattacaatttaaaaatatttattaatttattattggcTAAACCTTTATTATTACCTAACGAGGTTGTTTTCTAAAATGTTGCATCATCCAGGTTCAATCTACCTGCTAAGATTGGCTTGTGATTTAAGAATTTTGAGTGGATGTATGAATAgtatatatacttaaaaaaatctATATCTAAGTTTTAGAGTTATTAAATGACAAGTGTATTATTAAATCAATGTAgcaaagtattttttaaaaattgtcaaTCATTTAGcttttaaaaaagagaaaaattaaaaaaataagtaacttCTTATAAAAGtggatatttaaattaattaaataatattatttaaattaaaaaattgattaaagactaaaattttaaaaaataagtaacatttttcttattaaactgatctttgtttttattcattaattacttaaatataaatgatattatACATATGAACCTTTCTATgatcaataaaaattattttcgctgagaatataaaaaatacatatattttatatacatattataaatataaaaaataataatattttttaaaaatcgagTGGAGtagaatcttttaaattttgattctctaaattttagagttttaaaaaataaagtgaaattttttattattaaatatttttttcttatatttttttattttattaataaaataaataataataaattatattttactctccaaaataaaatttaaaattttgaggaTTTAAATCTTTTGACCGCCTCTTTGGAGGGAATGAGCATGCTTATTTCTAACCCCTAATACAGTGTACAGTGgttaatgcttttttttttttttcccttctggCTTCTGGATTATATAATCTTTCTAGGTAACTATGTGACATATTTTTGCCTCTATTTAATTCATGGTCTTGCTAAAATATGTTCTATATACAAGTAgtgaaaatattataaataataaataaaaatatataattaatgatatttatattaataagagaatataaattattttttaatttaattaatacaattaatttcttttaataaatatttttttatttaattataccaaaaattaattctaaatttaataggaaccaaatttaaaaaaaattttattattacatttataattttataattttttcaaataaaaattataaattctgaTATTtttaaccctaaaaaattctcaaattgttttaatatattttataaaaaataaaaacatcttaaatttgatgtttctatttattaaaaataaaaaacataaaaaattattagtttttgacttatagaataaaatattaatatcaatTCATTGATTATAGATATTATGTGTTTAAAATTATAGATgtcatacatataaaattatagatgttaaattaaaaaattttaacaacttttattatacaacttatattttacatatagactattaaaaaataaaaaataaaatataaaatataaacaaaaattaaaaaataaattttaaaaaataattattaattcatcatattaaaattaataaataagtatacatatgaatattaaataaaaaatatgaaaataattaaaatcatgccTATTAGTGTGCATATGAGATAATTTAAAAAGTACAATAAGACATATAgtttaatttgataatattaattataaaaatttattaatcatggagatcatatatatgaaattatgagGATGctattaatatgaaattatggatATTATGTGTATAACTTATGGATGTTAtaagtaaatttatcaattgaataaattaatttaagaatttgacattttttcaaattcaattatggtaaaatttaaaaatatctgtgTTAACTTGATAATtacttatgcaataactaaaaaatgatatagtataggagagagaatgagagagaaagtgagagagagagagaggaggaaaaACACTGGGTGGACAAACATTGGAAGGGGTAGCAATAGGCAAACAAACCTACAGGGTAATGATCCTAGGATTTGGAACAAAGAAGAGTATCATCGATTGGAGTTAGATTCTTTCTCCGTTTTTGTTGATAACCTTCCGATTGATATATCAAAACGCAAGCTGTTCAGCTTATTCAATTGGACGGATAGATTCATAGATATTTATCTTGCGCGGAAGAACAAAAACAGGCAG
This window contains:
- the LOC112720338 gene encoding aldehyde oxidase GLOX1, producing the protein MTCATPFQLPFLIILLAAATTTFSPLPPVEAADGGGEWQLLQKNMGIVAMHMQLLHNDHVVIFDRTDFGLSNLSLPDGRCRRNPREIVVKTDCTAHSIDYDVAANKYRALFVETDVWCSSGAVTPEGTLIQTGGFNDGDRAVRTFTPCPDCDWREDVNGLVARRWYATNHILPDGRQIVIGGRRQFNYEFYPKKDATARNTYTLPFLLQTNDPGAENNLYPFVFLNVDGNLFIYANNRAILFNYQKNTIVRTYPNIPGGEPRSYPSSGSAVLLPLRNLNKPNVEAEVLICGGAPKGSYQQALGGKFLPALDTCGRIKITDANPKWEMETMPGGRAMNDMVMLPNGNVLMINGVSQGTAGWECGRNPVLNPYLYKTNARNGARFELQNPSNVPRVYHSTAILLRDGRVLVAGSNPHIGYSFNNVVFPTELRMEAFSPSYLEPRFEDVRPKIIAPASQTKLKYGQKLTMRIGVAAALDKNSLAATMVAPPFTTHSYSMNQRMLVMEPNAVRDVGKMTYEVDVTTPGSAVHAPPGYYLLFMCHQDIPSHGIWVQIL